Part of the Psychrobium sp. MM17-31 genome is shown below.
ACACGCTTTAATAACCATCAATGGTGGCAAGTATCAGAACAACAGGCTCAGCTTTTAGACATAAATTTGCCTTTCAATTTACAGTTCGTGCGTTATGAGCTCTCGTCAGACGGTAAGTACTTAGTCTTTAGTAAACAAGGTTCGATTTACGAAATAGATCTGGATTCTAAACAGCTACACAAATTATTTGCGTCGCCGCAATCGAGCTATGTCGTTAACTATGATGTTAGCAGTGATGAAAGAAGTGTTATTTATAGCAGTAATCATACGGGACAGTGGCAACTTTGGCGCTTTGACCGAACTAGACAAGATCACACTCAGCTTACCGAACAAGGTGGTTATAGTGGCTGGATTTGGCAAGAATATCTTTACTATTCCAAATTCGCCGTTGATGGCTTGTGGCGTAAACGGCTTGATGGCAAAGGCAGTAATGAAGAGTTAATAATTAAGGATTTTGATCGTATTAACTGGCTCAACTGGCGTATTGTCGGTGATAACCTGTACTTTTATCGGCCTAAATCGGGAATTTGGCGCAGCAATTTAAATTCTGGTACGGAAGAGATGATGATGGCAACAACTGCGGAATTCGTCCATCAATACACAATATCGCCTGATCAAAAAAGTATCTATTGGGTGAAGCGCTTACCGATCCAAGGAGACATTTACGAATATATGCTTAGCCAATAAACCACTTGTAACTGAAGAAGCACGCCATGCTGACAACAATGGTTAGCAAGGTGTTTTTCTTCCACAGACCAATAATCACCGCAATCAAACCGCCGACAAAATAGGGATTATTAAGCGATATATCTAGCTCACCAGTTGGCATCACAACACTGGGCACCCAGATCGCAGTGAGCACACAAGGCGCGCTAAACTTTAATGCACGCTCTAGTTTGGTTGGTAGCGCGATGTTGTTTGCCTTAGCATAAAGCGCATAGCGAATACTAAAAGTGACCAATGCCATTAAGGCGATTAACAGCCAAATATTCATTAGTTCGCCTCCTGTACTCGGCGAGAATCAAGCAGATATCCGACTGCCATACCGCTGATTGATGCGATGACTAAGCCGAGTTTATGAGGCAGTGAATAAGTAACAACAGCTACAATGGCACTGGTTAGTACTCCCGCGACCATTGGCTTGTTGACCAAATGCGGCATCACCATACCAATAAAAGTCGCCGACATAGCGAAATCTAAGCCCCAATTACCAATTCCTTCGACATTGGCACCAAAGAAAATACCTACGACGGTCGCGATATTCCAGCTGACAAAAAATGACACGCCAACACCGAGGTAATGCCAATGATTATTATCGGCTTGAGGGTTTTGTAAATAGCGCGGATAGGTGGCGGCAAATACTTCGTCGACCAATAGGAAACCTAAAGGAATACGCCATTTCTGTGGTAAATGCTTAACGTGAGGCAACATGCTAGCAGCGTATATGAGATGGCGCAGGTTGATAATAATAGTCGCACCGACGATAAAGCCCATTGATGTACCTGCGGCGAGCATTCCCACTGCCACAAATTGCGCCGAACCAGCAAAGACAATACTCGACATGCCTATAGTCTGCCAAATATCAAAACCCGCATTCATCGCTAGCGTTCCGAAAATTACGCCAAAGGGCAGACCGCCTAATACCAAGGGAATCGAATCGATAACACCACGGTTGAATTGTTGGGAATTAGAATAAGATTGCATTGAAAATGTTATATTATCAGTCAATTAGCTTACTGAGCATACTAATATGAAATGATGGTCGAACCTAGTAGTTATAAGTTGTATTTTATAACGCTAAAGAAAAAGCCCATTTAGCAAAACTAAATGGGCTTTTTGTTGCAATGGCTAAGCAGTGCTTAGTTCATGCCGTATTTCTTTAATTTCTTACGTAAAGTACCACGGTTGATACCTAGTAAGTTAGCTGCGCGAGTTTGGTTACCGCGAGTAAATTGCATAGTTAGGTCTAATAGTGGACGTTCCATTTCACATAAAACCATTTCGTAAACTTCAGTTGGTTCTTCGCCGTCTAATTGAGCAAAAAAGTTGCTAACTGCACGCTTTACTGAGTCACGTAATAATTGTGGACGTACTGTACCGTTGGCTAGTTGGATTGGTTCAACTGTTAATGGATTGTCAGTGGTAGCGTTGTTGTGTTGATCAAACATGTGAAATTTGCTCTTCTTAATTAAATATTATCTGTAAAAATGCGATTTAACACTGCCAATTGTTCGTCGGCAGTTTCTATCTTAAATAGCTCTTGGCGTAACTCGTTACGCTGCTCCTTGAGATACCAACCTATGTGTTTGCGAGCTATACGAACGCCTTGATAGTCGCCGTAAAACTCGTGCAACGCGCGCACATGGTTGAGTAATGTCTCACTCACTTCAGTAGCAGCTACTGGGGCGAGTTTCTCTCCCGTTGTTAGGTAATGATTGATCTCCCGGAATATCCAAGGGTTACCTTGGGCACCACGACCAACCATAACGGCGTCAGCACCGGTGTAATCTAATACTTCACGGGCCTTCTCCGGTGTTGTTATGTCACCATTGGCAACCACAGGAATCGAAATCGCCTGCTTGATGGCTTTAATGGTGTCGTATTCGGCAAAACCCTTGTACATACACTTACGGGTTCTACCGTGTACGGCGAGTGACTGAATGCCGGCATCTTGTGCCAGCTTCGCAATGTCTACGCCATTGCGGTTTTCAGGATCCCAACCAGTACGAATTTTTAGTGTCACTGGAACTTCAACAGCGTTTACCACGGCATCGAGAATACTTTCCACAACGTCGGGATATTGTAATAACGCGCTACCAGCGAGTTTCTTGTTCACCTTTTTGGCGGGACAACCCATATTGATATCGATTATCTGCGCACCTTGCTCAACATTAAATTGAGCGGCGGCTGCCATCTCGCTGGGATCGCTACCTGCAATTTGCACGCTGCGGATACCTGCTTCGTCGGTGTGAGTCATGCGATGCGTTGATTTGCTGCTGGCCCAAACCTTAGGGTTCGAAGAACACATTTCCGAGACGGTCATTCCGGCGCCGAGTTTAAAACACAGCTCGCGAAATGGTTTATCAGTAATACCGGCCATCGGGGCTAAAATGATTGGATTGGCTAATTGGTACTGACCAATCTTCATACGATATTTACCTCTATTTCGTCAGGGGAGCGTATATTACTCATTTTTTATCAGATTGCAAAGCTCAATATTTAATCAAAATTCAATTAAAAAACTTGACTGTAGAAAAATGTGATTTATGACAGTTTTGGAAGTGTGAATTTCACTAAAAATCGCCTTGTCATGCTTTTTTAGCGCTTTATTGAGTGAAATTTGTCACGGTTTTGTTGAGAGATTGTTCTATAAAAATGACAAATAAAAATATATATGTGGTTAAAAAACAACAACTGGTAAAAATGCGATAAAAGAATTGTCCTTTATCGCATGAGGTTTGTTTAGGTTGATTAGCGCTTAATCCCGTTCAAACGGATCCACTCGTCTTGTTCGGTGGCTGGTTCCATCTCGAACCATTGGCCGTAAACTTCGCGTAGTTTTTCCGCTTGTGATGGTAATAAGCCAGATAATGCTAATGGGCCGCCGCTTTTTACTAAGCCTTGCATCAGTGGAGCAAGTTCTTCTAATGGACCGGCTAAGATATTGGCGACTAATACGTCTCCCACTAAATCTTGTGGTTGATCTTGTGGTAGGTACAGTTCGATTTTGTCTTCGACGCCATTGCGCTTAGCGTTTTCTTTACTGGCTTGAATTGCTTGTGGGTCGATATCGACACCAACAACGCGGGCAGCGCCAAGTTTTAATGCGGCAATGGCTAAAATGCCTGAGCCACAGCCGAAATCAACTACGGTCTTGCCTGTTAAATCTTGGCTGTCTAACCACTGTAAACACAGCGCCGTCGTTGGGTGAGTACCAGTACCGAACGCCAGCCCTGGATCTAGCATGACATTCACGGCATCAGGATCTGGAGCTTCGCGCCAGCTTGGGCAAATCCATAGGCGCTTGCCAAATTGCATCGGGTGGAATTGATCCATCCATTCACGCACCCAGTCTTTATCTTCTAGTGGCTCTAGCTTGTATCTAAAGTCGTTGCCGAACTGATCGTTAAGGTAGGCCATCACTTGTACCATGTCGGTTTCGCCTTCATATAAAGCAACAACGTCAGTTTCGCCCCATAACAATGTTTCACCTGGCATTGGCTCGAATACAGGGTTGTCTTTGGCATCGATAAAAGTCACTGATACCGCGCCGCTGTCTGATAATACATCGCCAAGGGCCTCAGCGTTTTTATCAGTTGCGTTAATTTTTAGTTGGATCCAAGGCATAGCTCATACCATTATTAGAAAATTTGCGGCGATTATAACCCATTGCACCAATACTTACCTATGATTTGGCGACATCCCACGGATGTTGCTCAAAGTATTGCACTAAAAAGTCGATAAGCGCACGCACTGTTGGCGACAAAAACTTACGCGATGAGTAAAGGGCATAGATCTTCATATCTTGCAGTTGCCATTCTGGAAGTATGGCTTCTAACTCGCCTTGAGCAATGTATTGATTGGCCATATAAGTAGGTTGCATCGAAATACCCGCACCGCAAATAGTTGCCTGTAATAATGCTGTCGCTTCGTTTGCAGTTAAACGACAGCTCACTTCGGCCGAAGCGTGTGTATCTCCTTGCTGAAAATGCCACACGGGATTGCCAAAGTTGTTATAGCCTAGGCAGTGATGCTGACTTAAATCGCTTGGGTGATGGATAATTGGTGCATTTGTGAGATAGTCAGGGCTGGCAACTAACACGGAACGACACAGTGCAATGGGCTTACCGATGAGCGCAGGATCGGGATTAGTGGCGATGCGAATGGCTAAATCGATGCGGCTTTTCACTAAATCGACCGCTTGATCGCCCAAATCGATATCGACACTTACCTTGGGATGCTGCTGCATAAATTGGTGAATAGCTTTCATTAACTGGGCGTGTGCAAATGACATGCTGGTGGATAGGCGGATACTGCCAGATAGTTCATTACTGGGATTAATATCGGCGACAAATTGCTGCGCTTGCTCTAGCCACGGCTCAATATCCGCTAAGCACTGCTCGCCAGCGCTGGTCAGACTGACTTTGCGAGTGGTTCGATGTAGTAATCGCGCGTCGAACCATTGCTCTATCGCTTCAATATAGCGAGTCACCATCGAGCGTGACATCGAGAGTCTGTCAGCTGTGGCGGTAAAACTTCCTGAACGTGCGATATCTACAAATACTTGAGCTGCCGTCACTCTATCCATTCTATTTGTCCGAAATAAGAAATAATGATGCTTATTATTGTGGATATATCTGCGCAGATCAATTTTCTATTATGGGGAGGATTAAAAATACCGAGGACAAAACAATGAAGAAATTTGCACTACTTGCAGCACTATTATCTGTTACTAGCGCCATGAGCAGCGCTAGCTCTGCCGCCGAACAAGCGCCGTTAAATGTAAAGGTTTACAACGCCAACGAAGCTAGCTTCCATGTTAACTCGACGCTAGTTTATGGCGATAAAGAAGCTGTTGTTATCGACGCAGGCTTTACTAAAGCAGACGCGCTGCGCATCGCGGCGAATGTGCTAGATAGCGGCAAGCAACTAACGACCATCTTCGTGAGCCAAGCGGATCCTGATTATTACTTTGGTGTTACTGAGCTTAAGGAAATTTTCCCAAATGCGAAGGTAATAGCGACGCCTGAAGTCTTAAAGGTGATTAAGAAGAAGATGGCACACAAGATTGCTTTCTGGGGCCCTAAGATGGGAGCGAATGCACCAGATTCGCTGACATTGCCAGAAGCTTATCAGCAAGATTACTTCACCGTTGATGGCAAGCGTATCGAAGTTAAAGGCACTACTGGCCCACTCGCGCATCGTCCGTATTTATGGATCCCGTCTGTAAAAGCTGTGGTTGGTAACGTTGGTATCTACGGCGAGTTGCACGCGTGGACGGCCGATGTGCAAGATACAAAGCAATGGCAATTATGGCTTGAACAATTAGATCAAATGGCGGCGCTAAACCCACAAATTGTTGTACCAGGACACATGAAGCCAGAATTACCATTAACGGCGCAAAGCATTGAGTTTACCAAGAATTACTTACAGCGATTCGCTAAAGAAAAACAAAGCGCGAAAAATGCGAAGGAACTAGCGGATGCGATGAACAAAGCTTTCCCGCAAGCGATATTTCCATTGGCATTAGGCATTGGCTCTAAAGTTCACATGGGAGAAATGAAATGGTAAAGGTACATTACTTTTACGATCCAATGTGCGGCTGGTGCTACGGCGCCACCCCATTAGTGGAAGTGTTAGCGACGCATCCTGATATCGAACTGACGATGCACGCTGGTGGCATGATTGAGCGCCGAGCCATGAGTGAGTCATTTAAAGCCATGGCACAGGAGCACGATGCCAAGATAGCGGCGATGACAGGGCAGGTGTTCTCAGAAGCTTATAATGCTCGCCTACGCAATGAGTCAGAAATCACGCTAGATTCTTACGTAACTGCGCACGCCATTACGAATATGCAGCAGCGTTACGGGCAGGGAATTGCGATGCTTAAAGCGGTGCAACAGGCGCATTTTTATCTCGGGCTAGATGTCAGTCAGCCGCAGGTGTTAGCGCAAGTAGCGCAGCAGTTGGTGCAAGAAAGTGATGAAAGCAGCTTATTTGATGCAAGTGTCGACATCAAGCAGCATATCGCGCAATCACACGGCTTGATGAATCAGTGGCAGGTGCAAGGATTTCCAACCTTTATTATCGAATATCGAGGCAAGTTACAGCGCCTAGCGCATACTCGTTATTACAACAATGCTAGTGCGTGGCAAGCGCATCTCGACCAAGTGATTAACCAATTAAAGGAGCAAGCAATCGATGCGTAAATTATTAGCCGTTGTTGATGCCATGAAATAAATATTTTTGAATCCCAAAAACAAAAAATCCCACAGCTGTGGGATTTTTTAGCAGGAAAAACTCATATTACATATCTAGTTTTTTCTCTAGGTAATGAATGTTGGTTCCGCCGTTTTGGAAGTTTTCATCTTCCATAATGCTTTCTTGAAGCGCTGTTGACGTTTTAATACCTTCAACAATCATTTCGCTAAGTGCATTACGCATACGAGCAATGGCAATACCACGGTTTTCACCGTAAGTAATCAATTTACCAATCATTGAATCGTAATGTGGTGGCACTTTGTAGCCAGCATAAATGTGAGAATCCCAACGAATGCCTAAGCCACCCGGCGCGTGGAAACGCTTGATTTCACCCGGTGATGGAATGAATGTCACAGGATCTTCAGCATTGATACGACACTCGATGGCATGGCCACGAATTTGTACTTCATCTTGCGTGATAGATAATGGTTGGCCAGCTGCAACGCGTAATTGCTCTTTGATTAAATCAACGCCAGTTACCATTTCAGTCACACAGTGCTCAACCTGAATACGGGTGTTCATTTCGATGAAGTAGAACTCGCCGTTTTC
Proteins encoded:
- a CDS encoding AzlD domain-containing protein: MNIWLLIALMALVTFSIRYALYAKANNIALPTKLERALKFSAPCVLTAIWVPSVVMPTGELDISLNNPYFVGGLIAVIIGLWKKNTLLTIVVSMACFFSYKWFIG
- a CDS encoding AzlC family ABC transporter permease, with protein sequence MQSYSNSQQFNRGVIDSIPLVLGGLPFGVIFGTLAMNAGFDIWQTIGMSSIVFAGSAQFVAVGMLAAGTSMGFIVGATIIINLRHLIYAASMLPHVKHLPQKWRIPLGFLLVDEVFAATYPRYLQNPQADNNHWHYLGVGVSFFVSWNIATVVGIFFGANVEGIGNWGLDFAMSATFIGMVMPHLVNKPMVAGVLTSAIVAVVTYSLPHKLGLVIASISGMAVGYLLDSRRVQEAN
- the fis gene encoding DNA-binding transcriptional regulator Fis, which translates into the protein MFDQHNNATTDNPLTVEPIQLANGTVRPQLLRDSVKRAVSNFFAQLDGEEPTEVYEMVLCEMERPLLDLTMQFTRGNQTRAANLLGINRGTLRKKLKKYGMN
- the dusB gene encoding tRNA dihydrouridine synthase DusB, whose protein sequence is MKIGQYQLANPIILAPMAGITDKPFRELCFKLGAGMTVSEMCSSNPKVWASSKSTHRMTHTDEAGIRSVQIAGSDPSEMAAAAQFNVEQGAQIIDINMGCPAKKVNKKLAGSALLQYPDVVESILDAVVNAVEVPVTLKIRTGWDPENRNGVDIAKLAQDAGIQSLAVHGRTRKCMYKGFAEYDTIKAIKQAISIPVVANGDITTPEKAREVLDYTGADAVMVGRGAQGNPWIFREINHYLTTGEKLAPVAATEVSETLLNHVRALHEFYGDYQGVRIARKHIGWYLKEQRNELRQELFKIETADEQLAVLNRIFTDNI
- the prmA gene encoding 50S ribosomal protein L11 methyltransferase — protein: MPWIQLKINATDKNAEALGDVLSDSGAVSVTFIDAKDNPVFEPMPGETLLWGETDVVALYEGETDMVQVMAYLNDQFGNDFRYKLEPLEDKDWVREWMDQFHPMQFGKRLWICPSWREAPDPDAVNVMLDPGLAFGTGTHPTTALCLQWLDSQDLTGKTVVDFGCGSGILAIAALKLGAARVVGVDIDPQAIQASKENAKRNGVEDKIELYLPQDQPQDLVGDVLVANILAGPLEELAPLMQGLVKSGGPLALSGLLPSQAEKLREVYGQWFEMEPATEQDEWIRLNGIKR
- a CDS encoding LysR family transcriptional regulator, which codes for MDRVTAAQVFVDIARSGSFTATADRLSMSRSMVTRYIEAIEQWFDARLLHRTTRKVSLTSAGEQCLADIEPWLEQAQQFVADINPSNELSGSIRLSTSMSFAHAQLMKAIHQFMQQHPKVSVDIDLGDQAVDLVKSRIDLAIRIATNPDPALIGKPIALCRSVLVASPDYLTNAPIIHHPSDLSQHHCLGYNNFGNPVWHFQQGDTHASAEVSCRLTANEATALLQATICGAGISMQPTYMANQYIAQGELEAILPEWQLQDMKIYALYSSRKFLSPTVRALIDFLVQYFEQHPWDVAKS
- a CDS encoding MBL fold metallo-hydrolase; translated protein: MKKFALLAALLSVTSAMSSASSAAEQAPLNVKVYNANEASFHVNSTLVYGDKEAVVIDAGFTKADALRIAANVLDSGKQLTTIFVSQADPDYYFGVTELKEIFPNAKVIATPEVLKVIKKKMAHKIAFWGPKMGANAPDSLTLPEAYQQDYFTVDGKRIEVKGTTGPLAHRPYLWIPSVKAVVGNVGIYGELHAWTADVQDTKQWQLWLEQLDQMAALNPQIVVPGHMKPELPLTAQSIEFTKNYLQRFAKEKQSAKNAKELADAMNKAFPQAIFPLALGIGSKVHMGEMKW
- a CDS encoding DsbA family protein — encoded protein: MVKVHYFYDPMCGWCYGATPLVEVLATHPDIELTMHAGGMIERRAMSESFKAMAQEHDAKIAAMTGQVFSEAYNARLRNESEITLDSYVTAHAITNMQQRYGQGIAMLKAVQQAHFYLGLDVSQPQVLAQVAQQLVQESDESSLFDASVDIKQHIAQSHGLMNQWQVQGFPTFIIEYRGKLQRLAHTRYYNNASAWQAHLDQVINQLKEQAIDA